In Streptomyces sp. DG2A-72, one genomic interval encodes:
- a CDS encoding IclR family transcriptional regulator: MKSVTRSLRILEAVAQHQPVTVGELTKLFGLPKSTVQRTLVTLNEAGWLRANRKDTTRWEIGARVLAVRPAALQGSSLFAAAREPMLRLRDTLNETIHLSVPDALHSMVVVDRIDCDHAVRTFHAIGDTSPLHATATGHTVLAHLPKSEVDEFATGAFEGYGEETITDPVELRAELRRVRDRGYAVNHNQYLQGVCAIAAPVLDGDGVPLAAVAVSMPDSRFEPGRLAELGRLVTETAAEITARHLR, translated from the coding sequence ATGAAGAGCGTCACGAGGTCGCTGCGCATCCTGGAAGCGGTAGCCCAGCACCAGCCCGTGACCGTGGGCGAGCTGACGAAGCTCTTCGGCCTGCCGAAGTCCACCGTGCAGCGCACCCTGGTCACGCTCAACGAGGCGGGCTGGCTCCGGGCCAACCGCAAGGACACCACCCGCTGGGAGATCGGTGCCCGCGTGCTGGCCGTACGCCCCGCCGCCCTCCAGGGCTCCAGCCTCTTCGCCGCCGCCCGCGAACCCATGCTCCGGCTCCGGGACACGCTGAACGAGACCATCCATCTCTCCGTGCCCGACGCGCTGCACAGCATGGTCGTCGTCGACCGCATCGACTGCGACCACGCCGTACGGACCTTCCACGCCATCGGCGACACCTCGCCGCTGCACGCAACGGCGACCGGGCACACGGTCCTCGCCCATCTGCCGAAGTCCGAGGTCGACGAGTTCGCGACGGGCGCGTTCGAGGGGTACGGCGAGGAGACCATCACCGATCCGGTGGAACTGCGCGCGGAGCTGCGCCGCGTCAGGGACCGCGGATACGCCGTCAACCACAACCAGTACCTCCAGGGCGTCTGTGCCATCGCGGCACCCGTCCTGGACGGTGACGGCGTGCCGCTGGCCGCCGTGGCCGTCTCCATGCCCGACTCCCGTTTCGAGCCCGGCCGCCTCGCCGAGCTGGGGCGACTGGTGACCGAGACCGCGGCGGAGATCACCGCTCGCCACCTGCGCTGA
- a CDS encoding IclR family transcriptional regulator: protein MKSVTRSLRILEAVAQHQPVTVGELTKLFGLPKSTVQRTLVTLAEAGWLRANRKDTTRWEIGARVLAVRPAALQGSSLFAAAREPMIRLRDAVNETIHLSVPDALQCVVVVDRVDCDHPVRTFHTIGDTSPLHATAVGRSILAHLPKQDVEELITQGLDRFSDTTPADPDELRAELDRIRADGYAINRNQYRPGVCALAAPVLDESGTPLAAVAISMPDSRYDEDRAPEWGSLVTDTAAEISGRLLGA, encoded by the coding sequence ATGAAGAGCGTCACGAGGTCGCTGCGCATCCTGGAAGCGGTCGCCCAGCACCAGCCGGTCACCGTCGGGGAGTTGACAAAGCTCTTCGGACTCCCGAAGTCGACGGTGCAGCGCACTTTGGTCACGCTGGCCGAGGCGGGCTGGCTGCGCGCGAACCGCAAGGACACCACCCGCTGGGAGATCGGCGCCCGCGTACTGGCCGTACGACCCGCCGCCCTCCAGGGCTCCAGCCTGTTCGCCGCCGCCCGCGAACCCATGATCCGCCTGCGCGACGCGGTGAACGAGACCATCCACCTGTCGGTTCCCGACGCACTCCAGTGCGTGGTCGTGGTGGACCGCGTCGACTGCGACCACCCCGTACGGACCTTCCACACCATCGGCGACACCTCGCCGCTGCACGCCACCGCCGTCGGGCGCAGCATCCTCGCCCACCTCCCGAAACAGGACGTCGAGGAACTCATCACGCAGGGACTGGACCGCTTCAGCGACACGACCCCCGCCGACCCCGACGAGCTGCGCGCCGAGCTGGACCGGATCCGCGCCGACGGCTACGCGATCAACCGGAACCAGTACCGGCCGGGCGTCTGCGCCCTCGCCGCACCCGTGCTCGACGAGAGCGGGACACCGCTGGCCGCCGTGGCCATCTCGATGCCCGATTCCCGGTACGACGAGGACCGGGCGCCCGAGTGGGGCAGCCTCGTCACCGACACGGCCGCCGAGATCTCCGGGCGCCTGCTGGGCGCCTGA
- a CDS encoding ABC transporter permease: MIALRSTLTGRICLTVASTLILLFLALPIVLIVVTSFGSDAFGSFPPDSWTLGWYKSLFADGSKWPAALSLSALVASLTTVFSLVLGITAATALVRSDLPLRSAVYGLVLAPLVIPQVVIALGLFLLFEPAAMLGSPIAIALGHTVLAAPIAVMILMATLKGIDERLEDAAASMGASRLTVARRITLPLAMPGMIAAAIFSFITSFDEFFISMFLSSVDTVTLPVQVFNVLQFDVDPSVTAISAVLIAVAVLALALVAAVRRLGGSGKQGGLLPTEPAVGLSTGSDPE, encoded by the coding sequence ATGATCGCGCTGCGCTCGACCCTGACCGGGCGGATCTGCCTGACCGTCGCCTCCACGCTGATCCTGCTGTTCCTCGCCTTGCCGATCGTCCTCATCGTCGTCACCTCCTTCGGCAGCGACGCGTTCGGCTCCTTCCCGCCGGACTCCTGGACGCTCGGCTGGTACAAGTCACTGTTCGCCGACGGCAGCAAGTGGCCGGCCGCACTCTCCCTGAGCGCCCTGGTCGCCTCTCTGACCACCGTGTTCTCGCTCGTCCTGGGCATCACGGCGGCGACCGCGCTGGTCCGCAGCGACCTGCCGCTGCGCTCGGCGGTCTACGGTCTTGTCCTCGCCCCGCTGGTGATCCCCCAAGTCGTCATCGCCCTCGGCCTGTTCCTGCTCTTCGAGCCGGCCGCGATGCTCGGCAGCCCGATCGCCATCGCCCTCGGCCACACCGTGCTCGCCGCACCGATCGCCGTGATGATCCTCATGGCCACGCTGAAGGGCATCGACGAACGGCTGGAGGACGCGGCGGCCAGCATGGGCGCGAGCCGCCTCACGGTCGCCCGGCGCATCACGCTCCCGCTGGCCATGCCCGGCATGATCGCCGCCGCGATCTTCTCCTTCATCACCAGCTTCGACGAGTTCTTCATCTCCATGTTCCTGTCCTCGGTGGACACCGTGACCCTGCCCGTCCAGGTCTTCAACGTCCTCCAGTTCGACGTAGACCCGTCGGTGACGGCCATCAGCGCGGTGCTCATCGCGGTCGCCGTCCTGGCCCTCGCCCTGGTCGCCGCCGTACGCCGGCTCGGCGGCTCCGGCAAGCAGGGCGGTCTGCTGCCGACGGAGCCCGCCGTGGGCCTGTCCACCGGGAGTGACCCCGAATGA
- a CDS encoding ABC transporter ATP-binding protein — MPELHVKSQPQSSPALSTPSGTGTGKPLSVTDLRKTYGGVTAVDTVSMEIAGGEFVTFLGASGSGKTTTLMMIAGFCEPDSGTIVAGGRDVTRLAPQKRGLGFVFQQYLLFPHMTVWENVAFPLQLRDVPKAELRRRVGETLEMAGLSAMARRRPRELSGGQQQRVALCRALVYRPPVILMDEPLGALDKKLRDQLQTEIKRIQQELGLTVIYVTHDQEEALVLSDRIAVMRDGRIDQFDTPRELFERPGTPFVADFLGAANFLPATVKQQTSEQTLVQLDTGGLLKARPQSGAEGARVRAAVQPGRLGLCTPGEGFCTGTVETVTYVGTLVRVTVRPAGDADTGVVRLELPASSAPVLGEQVSLTAHPDDVSVFAVEGGG, encoded by the coding sequence ATGCCTGAGCTGCACGTGAAGTCCCAGCCCCAGTCGTCACCGGCGCTGTCCACGCCGTCGGGGACCGGCACCGGAAAGCCCCTCTCCGTCACCGATCTGCGCAAGACGTACGGCGGCGTGACCGCTGTCGACACCGTCTCCATGGAGATCGCGGGCGGCGAGTTCGTCACCTTCCTGGGGGCTTCCGGCTCCGGCAAGACCACCACACTGATGATGATCGCCGGGTTCTGCGAACCGGACTCCGGCACCATTGTCGCCGGCGGCCGTGACGTGACCCGGCTGGCCCCGCAGAAGCGCGGTCTCGGCTTCGTCTTCCAGCAGTACCTGCTCTTCCCGCACATGACGGTGTGGGAGAACGTCGCCTTCCCGCTGCAACTGCGCGACGTCCCCAAGGCGGAGCTGCGCCGCCGGGTCGGCGAGACCCTGGAGATGGCCGGACTCTCCGCCATGGCCCGCCGCCGGCCGCGCGAGCTGTCCGGCGGCCAGCAGCAGCGTGTCGCGCTGTGCCGGGCCCTGGTCTACCGGCCCCCGGTGATCCTCATGGACGAGCCGCTGGGCGCCCTCGACAAGAAGCTGCGCGACCAGCTCCAGACCGAGATCAAGCGCATCCAGCAGGAACTCGGCCTGACCGTCATCTATGTGACGCACGATCAGGAGGAGGCGCTGGTCCTGTCCGACCGGATCGCGGTGATGCGGGACGGACGGATCGACCAGTTCGACACCCCGCGTGAACTCTTCGAGCGCCCCGGCACCCCGTTCGTCGCCGACTTCCTCGGCGCGGCCAACTTCCTCCCCGCCACCGTCAAGCAGCAGACCTCCGAGCAGACCCTCGTACAGCTCGACACCGGAGGCCTGCTCAAGGCCCGCCCGCAGTCGGGAGCGGAGGGAGCGCGAGTACGGGCCGCGGTCCAGCCCGGCCGGCTCGGACTGTGTACCCCCGGCGAAGGGTTCTGTACCGGGACCGTGGAGACGGTCACCTACGTCGGCACCCTCGTCCGTGTCACGGTCCGCCCGGCGGGCGACGCCGACACCGGTGTCGTACGCCTGGAACTCCCGGCCTCAAGCGCCCCGGTCCTCGGCGAGCAGGTCAGCCTGACCGCCCACCCCGACGACGTCAGCGTCTTCGCGGTGGAAGGAGGCGGATGA
- a CDS encoding aminotransferase class III-fold pyridoxal phosphate-dependent enzyme, with protein sequence MTTSTRAPAGELSATAARHLLLNMTPNGSLGPEGENLLVVRRGEGPYVDDADGRRYIDGLSGLYCCQLGYSYGPEFAEAAERQLRELCYSPLWTSSAHPTAIELAERLSRIAPVDIEHTFFSSGGAEAVETAWKIARRYHALRGEPGRVKAIARRGAYHGLTIGTLSLTDDPGLTEPYGPPAIDTRFVSNTNRFGFAPELTDDDLYTARLLAELEAAILAEGPETIAMLIAEPVQNRGGCITPPTGYWQGLRALADRYGFLLVADEVITAFGRLGEWFGGDRYGARPDLVTVAKGITAGYAPMGATLVSGRVVEVINQPGAVLNHGYTFAGHPLSAAIALRNLEIMERDRILDNVRGLQDHLAARMNTLMDLPIVGDVRGTGFFYSCELAGDLDGGGFGDTARADLIADLIPRRMREAGLLARVYNRSAPLVQIAPPLISDRALLDAMADILAQTLAEASARL encoded by the coding sequence ATGACCACCAGCACCCGCGCCCCGGCCGGTGAGCTGTCCGCCACCGCGGCCAGACACCTCCTGCTCAACATGACCCCCAACGGCTCGCTCGGCCCCGAGGGCGAGAACCTCCTCGTCGTCCGGCGGGGCGAGGGCCCCTACGTCGACGACGCCGACGGCAGGCGCTACATCGACGGCCTGTCAGGGCTGTACTGCTGCCAACTCGGCTACTCCTACGGCCCCGAGTTCGCCGAGGCCGCCGAACGGCAGCTGCGCGAACTGTGCTACAGCCCGCTGTGGACCTCCTCCGCGCACCCGACGGCGATCGAACTCGCCGAACGGCTCTCCCGGATCGCCCCCGTCGACATCGAGCACACCTTCTTCTCCAGCGGCGGCGCCGAAGCCGTCGAGACCGCCTGGAAGATCGCCCGCCGCTACCACGCCCTGCGCGGGGAGCCGGGCCGGGTGAAGGCGATCGCCCGCCGCGGCGCCTACCACGGGCTGACCATCGGCACCCTGTCCCTCACCGACGACCCCGGGCTGACGGAGCCGTACGGCCCGCCCGCGATCGACACCCGGTTCGTGTCGAACACCAACCGCTTCGGCTTCGCCCCGGAGTTGACGGACGACGACCTGTACACGGCCCGGCTGCTCGCCGAGCTGGAGGCCGCGATCCTCGCCGAGGGCCCGGAGACGATCGCGATGCTGATCGCCGAGCCGGTGCAGAACCGGGGCGGCTGCATCACCCCACCGACCGGTTACTGGCAGGGACTTCGCGCACTGGCCGACCGGTACGGCTTCCTGCTCGTCGCCGACGAAGTGATCACCGCCTTCGGCCGGCTGGGGGAGTGGTTCGGCGGTGACCGCTACGGCGCCCGCCCGGACCTCGTCACCGTCGCCAAGGGCATCACGGCCGGATATGCCCCGATGGGGGCAACCCTGGTCAGCGGTCGCGTAGTTGAGGTCATCAATCAGCCGGGCGCCGTCCTCAACCACGGCTACACCTTCGCCGGGCACCCGCTCAGCGCGGCCATCGCCCTGCGCAACCTCGAGATCATGGAGCGGGACCGGATCCTGGACAACGTCCGCGGCCTCCAGGACCATCTCGCGGCGCGCATGAACACGCTCATGGACCTGCCGATCGTCGGCGACGTCCGGGGCACCGGGTTCTTCTACTCCTGCGAACTCGCCGGTGACCTCGACGGCGGCGGCTTCGGCGACACCGCCCGAGCCGACCTGATCGCCGACCTGATCCCACGCCGGATGCGCGAGGCCGGCCTCCTCGCCCGCGTCTACAACCGGTCCGCGCCGCTGGTCCAGATCGCGCCCCCGCTGATCAGCGACCGCGCCCTGCTCGACGCAATGGCCGACATCCTCGCGCAGACCCTCGCCGAGGCGTCCGCCCGCCTGTGA
- the solA gene encoding N-methyl-L-tryptophan oxidase — protein sequence MSAARKRVAVVGVGTMGSQAAWRLAARGAEVVGYDRFAPGHDRGAAGGETRIFRSAHFEDSRYVPLLKHADALWERLQQETGRELRRLTGCLLMGPTEHHQMATVLQSIAEHDLDHEVLDAELLAKRFPQFRIENGDAAVLDRRAGFIRPELTIQTAARRAEQLGAVLHRYTTVREIVPVANGVEIRTDTGSERFDTAVVTPGPWVNDLLPDLPWEVDVRRLVSAWYVPTTHDAWFGEERPAFIRTAPTHCYGLPSPDGISVKLGLSRALHRPAGDPNQLDRTVRPEELEIFSELIGRYMPDLHPDPTRLSVYMEGYTESSRPLVGPLPAAENVILLAGFSGHGFKLSPAFGDIAADLALDGASPQPIDFLSTVSRTEA from the coding sequence GTGTCAGCTGCCAGGAAGCGCGTCGCCGTCGTCGGCGTCGGAACGATGGGCAGCCAGGCCGCCTGGCGGCTGGCGGCCCGCGGCGCCGAGGTCGTCGGATACGACAGGTTCGCCCCCGGCCACGACCGCGGTGCCGCCGGCGGTGAGACCCGGATCTTCCGCAGCGCCCACTTCGAGGACTCCCGCTACGTCCCGCTGCTCAAGCATGCCGACGCCCTGTGGGAGCGGCTCCAGCAGGAGACCGGCCGTGAGCTGCGCCGACTGACCGGGTGCCTGCTGATGGGGCCGACCGAGCACCACCAGATGGCCACCGTCCTGCAGTCCATCGCGGAACACGACCTCGACCACGAGGTGCTCGACGCCGAGCTGCTGGCCAAACGTTTCCCCCAGTTCCGCATCGAGAACGGCGACGCGGCCGTGCTGGACCGCCGCGCCGGTTTCATCCGCCCCGAGCTGACCATCCAGACCGCCGCCCGCCGCGCCGAGCAGCTGGGCGCCGTGCTCCACCGCTACACCACGGTCCGCGAGATCGTCCCCGTCGCGAACGGCGTGGAGATCCGCACCGACACCGGCAGTGAGCGCTTCGACACCGCCGTCGTCACCCCCGGCCCCTGGGTCAACGACCTGCTGCCCGACCTGCCCTGGGAGGTGGACGTCCGCCGCCTCGTCAGCGCCTGGTACGTGCCCACCACCCACGACGCCTGGTTCGGCGAGGAGCGCCCCGCCTTCATCCGTACGGCACCCACCCACTGCTACGGGCTCCCCTCCCCGGACGGCATCTCCGTCAAGCTCGGCCTCTCCCGCGCCCTGCACCGCCCCGCCGGCGACCCGAACCAGCTGGACCGGACGGTGCGGCCCGAGGAGCTGGAGATCTTCAGCGAGCTGATCGGCCGCTACATGCCGGACCTGCACCCGGATCCGACCCGGCTCTCCGTCTACATGGAGGGCTACACCGAGAGCAGCCGCCCCCTGGTCGGCCCCCTGCCCGCCGCCGAGAACGTGATCCTGCTCGCCGGCTTCTCCGGCCACGGCTTCAAGCTCTCGCCCGCCTTCGGCGACATCGCCGCAGACCTCGCACTGGACGGCGCCTCGCCCCAGCCCATCGACTTCCTCTCCACCGTCAGCCGCACGGAGGCATGA
- a CDS encoding ABC transporter substrate-binding protein translates to MTNRNAAPPRGARIDRRLFLRGVGGVTAGLATASALSACGTGTSRSVGGGDGKNSKTLVVRNSGGTYGDANQKAVYDAFTKETGIQIKVVNIAYAQLLAQIQQGRPQFDLIDTSMADVVRFKDEDATEALDYDRLKYAKNAGIADSLMMTHGVGKNYWASVMAYRTDSFDGKKLGSWADFWDTKAFPGSRSLQARDADLPELEFALLADGVPLDKLYPLDVERAFKSLDNIKGSVRKYWDTGALPGLLLGRKEVVATSVWHGRLDALIKGGSPMAYQWNGARRQSNGFCVPKGAANPDAAYQLIDFALRPDIQAAYAELYPMAPVVPAAYKKLSPAAAGNLASSPEHLKSGFDLDVEWWIKNEAAVSKRWQEWVNA, encoded by the coding sequence ATGACGAATCGAAATGCGGCTCCGCCGCGTGGCGCCCGGATAGACCGCCGGCTCTTCCTGCGCGGCGTCGGCGGAGTCACGGCGGGTCTCGCCACCGCGTCCGCCCTCAGTGCCTGCGGCACCGGCACCAGCCGCTCCGTCGGCGGCGGCGATGGCAAGAACTCCAAGACACTCGTCGTCCGCAACAGCGGTGGCACCTACGGCGACGCCAACCAGAAGGCGGTCTACGACGCGTTCACCAAGGAGACCGGCATCCAGATCAAGGTGGTGAACATCGCGTACGCCCAGCTGCTCGCCCAGATCCAGCAGGGCCGCCCGCAGTTCGACCTGATCGACACCTCCATGGCCGACGTGGTGCGCTTCAAGGACGAGGACGCCACCGAGGCGCTCGACTACGACCGGCTCAAGTACGCCAAGAACGCGGGCATCGCCGACTCCCTGATGATGACCCACGGTGTCGGTAAGAACTACTGGGCCAGCGTCATGGCGTACCGCACGGACTCCTTCGACGGGAAGAAGCTCGGGAGCTGGGCGGACTTCTGGGACACCAAGGCGTTCCCCGGCAGCCGCTCCCTCCAGGCCCGTGACGCCGACCTGCCCGAGCTGGAGTTCGCCCTCCTCGCCGACGGCGTGCCCCTGGACAAGCTGTACCCCCTCGACGTGGAGCGCGCCTTCAAGTCCCTCGACAACATCAAGGGATCCGTCCGCAAGTACTGGGACACCGGTGCCCTCCCCGGCCTGCTGCTGGGCCGCAAGGAGGTCGTCGCCACCAGCGTCTGGCACGGCCGGCTCGACGCCCTGATCAAGGGCGGCTCGCCGATGGCGTACCAGTGGAACGGCGCCCGCCGGCAGAGCAACGGCTTCTGCGTCCCCAAGGGCGCGGCCAACCCCGACGCCGCTTACCAGCTGATCGACTTCGCGCTGCGGCCCGACATCCAGGCCGCCTACGCCGAGCTCTACCCGATGGCGCCGGTCGTGCCCGCCGCCTACAAGAAGCTCTCCCCGGCCGCCGCCGGCAACCTGGCCAGCTCGCCCGAGCACCTGAAGTCCGGGTTCGACCTCGACGTCGAGTGGTGGATCAAGAACGAGGCCGCCGTGTCCAAGCGCTGGCAGGAGTGGGTCAATGCCTGA
- a CDS encoding succinylglutamate desuccinylase/aspartoacylase family protein, protein MTMNDATLAVGSLHAQPGTKARGTVRADLGTLTVDIPLTLVNGTRPGPRLVITAGVHGGEFTPIDAVVRLADRLEPGEVHGQVIICPVANPPAVYQGRLNISPVDGVNLNRVFPGDPAGGPTERLAAWLFTHLLDGADVYVDLHCGGIDQILRDFVGYRLTGDPDLDKATAELARSFGIEDVILGLKADGGNSHAAAARRGISAVLVEVGSLGQRDEPTALRRVDGLLTALRHLGVLDHDGSAPAPIREWVWSAGVTAEATGLWYPEFSFDADLIGEVAEGDVLGRIVDPADGTEHTVHAPAAGRIFYGMHGLTVAPGAELAALAVPWDPDTATRPDTLRTPGAGRGSDEAGPRT, encoded by the coding sequence ATGACCATGAACGACGCCACGCTCGCCGTCGGCTCCCTGCACGCGCAGCCCGGCACCAAAGCCCGCGGCACGGTCCGGGCCGACCTCGGCACCCTCACCGTCGACATTCCGCTGACCCTGGTCAACGGCACCCGCCCCGGCCCCCGGCTCGTCATCACCGCCGGCGTCCACGGCGGTGAGTTCACGCCCATCGACGCCGTCGTACGACTGGCGGACAGGCTGGAACCCGGCGAGGTGCACGGGCAGGTGATCATCTGCCCCGTCGCCAACCCTCCCGCCGTCTACCAGGGCCGACTCAACATCTCCCCGGTCGACGGCGTGAACCTCAACCGCGTCTTCCCCGGCGACCCGGCCGGCGGCCCCACCGAGCGGCTGGCCGCCTGGCTCTTCACCCACCTGCTCGATGGCGCCGACGTCTACGTCGACCTGCACTGCGGCGGCATCGACCAGATCCTGCGGGACTTCGTCGGCTACCGCCTCACCGGTGACCCGGACCTCGACAAGGCGACGGCCGAGCTGGCCCGCTCCTTCGGTATAGAGGACGTCATCCTCGGGCTGAAGGCCGACGGCGGCAACAGCCACGCGGCCGCCGCCCGCCGGGGCATCTCGGCGGTCCTCGTCGAGGTGGGCTCACTCGGACAGCGGGACGAGCCCACGGCCCTCCGCCGCGTCGACGGTCTCCTCACGGCACTGCGCCACCTGGGCGTCCTCGACCACGACGGCTCCGCCCCGGCGCCGATCCGGGAATGGGTCTGGTCCGCCGGCGTCACCGCCGAGGCCACCGGCCTGTGGTACCCGGAGTTCTCCTTCGACGCCGACCTCATCGGCGAAGTCGCGGAGGGCGACGTACTCGGCCGCATCGTCGACCCGGCCGACGGCACGGAGCACACGGTCCACGCCCCGGCCGCCGGGCGGATCTTCTACGGCATGCACGGCCTCACCGTCGCCCCCGGAGCCGAGCTCGCCGCCCTCGCCGTCCCGTGGGACCCCGACACGGCCACGCGCCCCGACACCCTCCGTACCCCTGGCGCGGGACGCGGATCCGACGAGGCGGGCCCCCGCACGTAG
- a CDS encoding ABC transporter permease: MAGSLLAPAPPAPGPATPTTRKGRLRRTLSERRTRFGLLNAAPVVIYLLVLFVFPIFSTLLLSFKGEEGGWTLHWYTDALQGSNLEVLLTTLRISAETSLLSLVIGFLLAAAVSRLKPLWAGLVMVIVIVPHFISALVRTYGWIILLGEHGVINNALTDLDVPGAPFQMLYNELGVVIGTTSVMLPYTVLLLYAVMKGIDRRLPAAAASMGAGRLTIFRRVYLPMVAPGLVNAGILCFILCLGYYLTPALMGGPKQTMVASLISEQVMKQSQWNGAAALGIILLLLTFAGLLLLRLIKVVTEAAKSRGIS, encoded by the coding sequence ATGGCCGGATCCCTCCTCGCCCCCGCGCCCCCGGCCCCGGGCCCGGCGACCCCCACCACCCGCAAGGGACGGCTGCGCCGCACGCTGTCCGAGCGCCGCACCCGCTTCGGGCTGCTCAACGCCGCCCCCGTCGTCATCTACCTGCTGGTGCTGTTCGTCTTCCCGATCTTCAGCACCCTGCTCCTCAGCTTCAAGGGCGAGGAGGGCGGCTGGACGCTGCACTGGTACACGGACGCACTCCAGGGCTCCAACCTGGAAGTCCTCCTCACCACGCTGCGGATCTCCGCCGAAACCTCGCTGCTGAGCCTGGTCATCGGGTTCCTGCTGGCCGCCGCCGTCTCCCGGCTCAAGCCGCTGTGGGCGGGCCTGGTGATGGTCATCGTCATCGTGCCGCACTTCATCAGCGCGCTGGTGCGCACCTACGGCTGGATCATCCTGCTCGGTGAACACGGCGTCATCAACAACGCCCTGACGGACCTGGACGTCCCCGGCGCCCCGTTCCAGATGCTCTACAACGAGCTGGGCGTGGTCATCGGCACCACCTCGGTGATGCTGCCGTACACCGTGCTGCTGCTGTACGCGGTCATGAAGGGCATCGACCGCAGGCTGCCCGCCGCCGCGGCCAGCATGGGCGCCGGACGGCTGACGATCTTCCGCCGGGTCTACCTGCCCATGGTCGCCCCCGGCCTGGTCAACGCGGGAATCCTGTGCTTCATCCTCTGCCTCGGCTACTACCTGACCCCCGCCCTCATGGGCGGCCCGAAGCAGACCATGGTCGCCTCGCTCATCAGCGAGCAGGTCATGAAGCAGAGCCAGTGGAACGGCGCCGCCGCGCTCGGCATCATCCTGCTGCTCCTCACCTTCGCCGGTCTGCTCCTGCTGCGGCTCATCAAGGTCGTGACCGAGGCCGCGAAGAGTCGAGGTATCTCATGA
- a CDS encoding succinylglutamate desuccinylase/aspartoacylase family protein — translation MYSIGPLTVAPGERAQGLIPVGTSSYGVELGIPLIVVNGVQDGPVLCVDAGVHGDEYDGQEAVRRVLAELDPATLRGTVVGIPCLNTPAFEAAARTSGLDHLNLNRIFPGDAEGSYSQRLAATFVEQVVPAVDAVVDLHTGGAYGEIAPLVILQGGYEELATDLALAAGHELVWKGGKWGGTVRHPALAAGKPAITIEVGGGTYREANVETHMNSIRNVLRQLGLIDGEVELRDTYTTVSGTFARSAAGGFFVARAEPGETCKEGDLIATITDHYGNMLEEVLAPQEGIVLWVRRIRTVRPGDEVVIFGEVQGEIRP, via the coding sequence ATGTACTCCATCGGTCCACTGACCGTCGCCCCCGGCGAGCGCGCCCAGGGCCTCATCCCGGTCGGCACCAGCAGCTACGGCGTGGAGCTCGGCATCCCGCTGATCGTCGTCAACGGCGTCCAGGACGGCCCGGTCCTGTGCGTGGACGCGGGCGTGCACGGCGACGAGTACGACGGCCAGGAAGCCGTCCGCCGGGTCCTCGCCGAGCTCGACCCGGCCACCCTGCGCGGCACCGTCGTCGGCATCCCCTGCCTGAACACCCCGGCCTTCGAGGCGGCCGCCCGCACCAGCGGCCTCGACCACCTCAACCTCAACCGCATCTTCCCGGGCGACGCGGAGGGCTCGTACTCCCAGCGCCTGGCCGCCACCTTCGTCGAGCAGGTCGTCCCCGCCGTCGACGCCGTGGTCGACCTGCACACAGGCGGCGCCTACGGCGAGATCGCCCCGCTCGTCATCCTCCAGGGCGGCTACGAGGAGCTGGCGACGGACCTCGCCCTCGCCGCCGGGCACGAGCTGGTCTGGAAGGGCGGCAAGTGGGGCGGCACGGTCCGCCACCCCGCCCTCGCGGCCGGCAAGCCCGCCATCACCATCGAGGTCGGCGGCGGCACCTACCGCGAGGCCAACGTCGAGACGCACATGAACTCGATCCGCAACGTTCTGCGCCAACTCGGCCTGATCGACGGTGAGGTGGAGCTGCGCGACACCTACACCACCGTCTCCGGCACCTTCGCCCGCTCTGCCGCCGGCGGCTTCTTCGTCGCTCGCGCCGAGCCGGGGGAGACCTGCAAGGAAGGCGACCTGATCGCCACCATCACCGACCACTACGGCAACATGCTGGAAGAGGTCCTCGCCCCGCAGGAGGGCATCGTGCTCTGGGTGCGCCGCATCCGTACCGTCCGTCCGGGTGACGAGGTCGTCATCTTCGGTGAGGTCCAAGGGGAGATCCGGCCATGA